The Ictalurus furcatus strain D&B chromosome 5, Billie_1.0, whole genome shotgun sequence genome includes a region encoding these proteins:
- the tmem115 gene encoding transmembrane protein 115, which translates to MNRYLPVARQHFLTALASTSVVVKCICVTVFVLYLISWLVDTREALGITPGYLFPPNVWIWTLLTHCVVEQHVWDVALNVATVIIAGRMLEPLWGALELLVFFLVVNVAAGLLSGLSYIFAYAATVDLRYLFAVHISGAPTFLGAVLVALKQTSGDTTVLRVPQIRLKAAPALLLLALAILRLAGLLESSAPLVGCSFGALAGWVYLRFYQRHSRGRGDMSDHFAFASFFPEALQPAVGLIASLVHAALVKLKVCRKMVKRYDVGAPSSITISLPGTDPQDAERRRQLALKALNERLKRVEDQSAWPSMEDEEDNDEDEVRTDAPLLPTRDSSPPASSTTQNSTGQESSIISFEDAPTHS; encoded by the exons ATGAACCGATATCTGCCAGTGGCACGGCAGCACTTCCTGACTGCTCTAGCCAGCACGAGTGTGGTGGTGAAATGTATATGTGTCACCGTGTTTGTGCTTTACCTCATCTCGTGGCTGGTGGACACACGCGAGGCTCTCGGAATCACCCCCGGATACCTTTTTCCTCCTAACGTTTGGATCTGGACTCTGTTGACACACTGCGTGGTGGAGCAGCATGTGTGGGACGTAGCACTGAATGTGGCCACAGTGATCATTGCAGGGAGAATGCTGGAGCCTCTATGGGGTGCTCTGGAGTTACTTGTCTTCTTCTTAGTGGTGAACGTTGCTGCCGGTTTGCTTTCGGGCCTCTCCTACATTTTCGCCTACGCTGCCACCGTTGACCTACGCTACCTGTTTGCTGTACACATCAGCGGTGCGCCCACATTTCTCGGTGCCGTCCTGGTGGCACTAAAGCAGACATCAGGCGACACGACTGTGCTTCGAGTGCCTCAGATTCGTCTGAAGGCAGCTCCAGCACTGCTTCTGCTAGCATTAGCTATCTTGCGGTTAGCTGGGCTGCTGGAAAGCTCCGCACCATTAGTGGGGTGCAGCTTTGGTGCATTAGCAGGCTGGGTATACTTGCGCTTCTACCAAAGGCACAGTCGTGGGCGCGGTGACATGTCGGACCACTTTGCCTTCGCCTCCTTCTTCCCAGAGGCACTTCAGCCAGCAGTGGGCCTCATCGCCAGCCTGGTGCATGCTGCCCTTGTCAAGCTTAAGGTGTGCCGCAAGATGGTGAAGCGCTACGATGTCGGCGCACCGTCATCCATCACGATCAGCCTGCCTGGCACAGACCCACAGGACGCTGAAAGGAGACG GCAGCTGGCGCTGAAAGCTCTGAATGAACGTCTAAAGCGAGTGGAGGACCAGTCTGCTTGGCCCAGCATGGAGGACGAGGAAGACAACGACGAAGACGAAGTTCGGACAGACGCACCCTTGCTCCCGACCCGTGACTCCTCGCCGCCAGCTTCCAGCACTACCCAGAATTCCACAGGGCAAGAGTCGAGCATCATAAGCTTTGAAGACGCCCCCACTCACTcctaa